A genomic region of Mesobacillus jeotgali contains the following coding sequences:
- a CDS encoding STAS domain-containing protein gives MRIPILKLKDYLLVSIQVELDDQTVLTFQEDLLNKIKDTGAKGVVIDLTSVDMIDSFIAKVLGDVIVMTSLMGTKAVLTGIQPAVAITLIELGITLENVHTALDLEQGISILSQLLEG, from the coding sequence GTGAGAATTCCTATATTAAAATTAAAAGATTATTTATTGGTTTCAATTCAAGTAGAACTAGATGACCAGACGGTATTGACTTTTCAAGAGGACTTGTTGAATAAAATTAAAGATACAGGAGCAAAAGGTGTTGTAATCGATTTAACTTCAGTCGATATGATTGATTCGTTCATTGCAAAAGTATTGGGCGACGTAATAGTAATGACAAGCCTGATGGGCACGAAAGCTGTCCTTACAGGTATCCAGCCTGCAGTCGCCATTACTTTAATAGAGCTTGGCATAACATTGGAAAATGTCCATACTGCACTGGATCTTGAGCAAGGAATTTCGATATTAAGCCAATTGTTAGAGGGTTAG
- a CDS encoding C40 family peptidase, whose product MKKQLLTVAATAGILFTSFNGSASAHDKLHTVQSGDSLWKLSNIYNVAINDIQKWNNLSSSTIYVNQKLSVLAPHSHTTTANTSASTSTSSTTYVVKSGDTLWGISKSYGMSISGLKSLNGLKSDVIYPGQKLNVSGTAATTATTVASAPASSSSTYTVRSGDNLSTIAARHNLSLSQLMSINNLKSHLIFPGQVLKLSGSASTPVATNVSSASTPVMATYGSTSKVNSLIAESKKYIGVPYVWAGSTPAGFDCSGYLNYAYSKVGISIPRTVASIWDATKPVSSPRVGDLVFFETYKPGPSHAGIYLGDGKFIHAGSSRGVEISDMNNSYWKPRYLGAKTTF is encoded by the coding sequence ATGAAAAAACAGCTTTTGACGGTGGCTGCAACAGCCGGGATTTTATTTACTTCATTCAATGGTTCAGCAAGTGCTCATGATAAATTACACACAGTACAATCTGGAGATTCTTTATGGAAACTTTCAAATATATATAATGTTGCTATAAATGACATTCAAAAGTGGAATAATCTATCAAGCTCAACCATCTATGTAAATCAAAAACTATCAGTTCTCGCGCCTCACAGTCACACGACAACTGCAAATACAAGTGCCAGTACCAGTACATCTAGTACTACTTATGTTGTGAAGTCAGGCGATACGTTATGGGGAATATCAAAATCATATGGAATGTCCATTAGCGGACTTAAATCATTGAACGGACTTAAATCTGATGTGATCTATCCTGGACAAAAATTAAATGTATCTGGAACTGCCGCTACAACGGCAACAACAGTTGCATCAGCACCAGCTAGCTCATCCAGCACATATACAGTCCGGAGCGGTGACAATTTGTCAACGATTGCTGCTCGCCATAATTTATCGCTATCACAATTGATGTCTATTAATAATCTGAAATCTCATCTTATTTTTCCAGGCCAGGTATTAAAGCTATCAGGTTCAGCTTCAACACCAGTTGCTACTAATGTATCATCAGCAAGTACTCCTGTTATGGCAACATATGGTTCTACCTCTAAGGTAAACTCCTTAATTGCTGAATCCAAAAAGTATATAGGTGTACCGTATGTTTGGGCAGGGAGCACGCCGGCAGGGTTTGATTGTTCAGGATACTTAAACTATGCATATAGCAAAGTCGGAATTTCAATCCCGAGAACAGTCGCGTCCATTTGGGATGCTACAAAACCTGTTTCTTCACCACGTGTAGGAGACCTAGTGTTCTTTGAGACATATAAGCCAGGTCCATCCCATGCAGGCATTTATCTAGGCGATGGCAAGTTTATTCATGCTGGATCTTCAAGAGGAGTAGAAATCAGTGATATGAATAACTCCTATTGGAAGCCGCGTTACCTTGGAGCAAAAACCACATTTTAA